GAACATCGCATCGGTCTTGTTGGGCAGCCCGCAATCACGCACCACCCGAACGGCTTCGGCGACGATCTCGCCGACACCCTCCCCCACGCCCAGCGGGGTTACCGAAAACGCGACCAAGACAGACATCTGGCGAGGGTACCCAGCCCGCCACCCCGGAGCCCAGATGGCAGCATCGGAGCCCATGCGAGCTCTGGTGCAGCGAGTCACGTCGGCGGCGGTGTCGGTGGACGGCAAGGTCGTGGGCGCCATCCGGCCCACCGGGCAGGGCCTGCTTGCGCTGGTCGGTGTCACCCACGACGACGACGCCGACAAGGCGCGGCGGCTGGCCGAGAAGTTGTGGAACCTGCGCATCCTGTCAGAGGAGATGTCCGCGGCCGACGTCAACGCTCCAATCCTGGTGATCAGTCAATTCACTCTCTACGCCGACACTGCCAAGGGCCGGCGCCCGTCGTGGAACGCCGCCGCGCCCGGCGCGGTCGCCGAGCCGCTGGTCGCCGAGTTCACCGCGGCGCTGCGCGGACTGGGTGCCACGGTGGAAACCGGGGTGTTCGGCGCCCACATGCAGGTCGAGCTGGTCAACGACGGGCCGGTGACAGTGCTGCTCGAGCTGTGACGGGTACGTTCTGGGCTATGACGCCAACCAATTTCGGCTCGCTACGTTCCGACGACGACCAGTGGGACATCGTCAGCGGGGTCGGCTACACCGCGCTGCTGGTGGCGGGCTGGCGTGCACTGCATGCGCTGAGCCCCCGACCGCTGGTTGTCGACGACTTCGCCACCCTGTTCATCGAGGCCACCGCCGACCCTTATCTCACCGGTCTGCTGGACAACCCCGGGAGCTCGCAGGACGAGACGACCTTTCCCCGCCTCTACGGCGTGCAGACCCGATTCTTCGACGACTTCTTCACCGCCGCCGCCGACACCGGAATCCGGCAGGCGGTGATCGTCGCCGCCGGCCTGGACTCACGTGCCTACCGGCTTCAATGGCCGCCTGGCACAACGGTTTTCGAAGTAGATCTACCGAAAGTGCTTGAGTTCAAGGCGCGTGTGCTCTCCGAGCGGGCCGCGGTGCCGACCGCCGACCGCGTGGAGGTGGCCGCCGATCTGCGCACCGACTGGCCCGCCGCGTTGAGCATGGCCGGCTTCGATCCGGGACGGCCCAGTGCCTGGTCGGTGGAGGGTCTGCTGCCCTACCTGAACGGCGATGCGCAGCAAGCGCTGTTCAGTCGGATCGACGAACTGTGCGCCGCGGGCAGCCGGATCTCGACGGGCGCGCTGGGGTCCTGCCTGGACCGGGAGCGACTCGCGGAGTTGGAAGAGGACCACCCGGGCGTCAGCATGTCCGGCGAGGTCGACTTCTCCGCCCTCACCTACGCCGATTCCGTCGACCCGGCCGGATGGCTGGGCGCGCACGGCTGGGCCGTCGAACCGGTGCGCACCAACCCCGAGCTCCAGCGGCGCTACGGGCTAGTCCCGTCGGAAATCGACGTCAAACTCGACGCCTTCATGCACTCGCAGTACGTCACCGCGACCAAAAGCTAAGGGCGCAAAAGGATCTTCACGTCCTCACCGGAGCGTGACGCGGCCGTCGCGTAGGCCGTCGCCGCGTCGGCCAGCGGCAGCGTCGCAGTGAAGATGCCCTCGACGTCCAACCGGCCGGACTGCAGTAACGGGATGAGTTCCGGCCAGGTGCGCTGCACCGGCGCGGTGGTCCAGCGCACCGTGATGCTGCGGATCAGGCAGCCCAGCGCCGGGAACGGAAAGGGTTGCAGGTCATGCACCCCGACCACCGAGACGGTGCCGCCCGGCCGCACCGCGAACAGCGCGTCGGTGAGCGAGGCGTCGGTGGCGACGGCGTCGATGACCGCGTCGGCGCCGCGACCGCCGGTGGCAGCCGGGACCGCCTCGACCGCCGGCGGCTCGATCGGGGTGGCGCCCCAGCCGGCCGCCCGCTGTAGCCGGCCCGGCACCCGGTCTACCGCGAAAACCGTTGCCGCACCCTGGGCGAACGCACTGCGCAGCGCACACAGACCGACCGCACCCAACCCGATCACCACGACGGTGCCCCCGTACGGGATGTCGGCGCGTTGCGCGGCGGCCCAGCCGGTGGCCAGGTTGTCGGTGAGCAGCAGCGCCTGCTCGGTGCTGATGCCCTCGGGAATCTTGCGGGCCTGGAAGTCGGCTGCGTGCACGGCGAGCAGGTCCGTCTGGGCGCCTGGCAGCACGCCGCCGCCGAAGATGTTCAGACCGGAGTGACACATCACCGGGTCGTTGGTGGCGCACCCCGGGCACGATCCGCAACCGGCCACCGACGACACCATCACCTCGTCGCCGACCTTTAGGGTGCGTACGTCGGGTCCGGCTGCCACGACCGTGCCGACGGCTTCATGGCCCAGCGCGATCGGCTCGGCCAGCGGATAGTCACCCTCGTAGAAGTGCAGGTCGGACCCGCAGATCCCGGCGGCGCTCACCGCGACGATCACCCCGTCCGGGCCGGTCAGTGCCGGATCTTGCCGGGTGTCCACCCGGATGCTGGCCGGCCCGTCCACGACTACCGTACGCATTGGGTGCTCACTTTCCTTTTGTCACAACGAAATTGGACCAATCGGGTTCGCGTACCGCAGCCCAGTATTCGTTGAGGCGCCATGGGCTGACGGTGTGGATCTCGCCGTCGGCGTTCTTGAAATAGGAGTACTTGACCGCGGGGTGCGACCACACCATCTTCTTGATCTCGGTTTGGGTGCGTCGATGCCAGTCGGTGGCGGCCTCGGCGGTGGGCTCGATGGCGGTGATGTGCCGTTCGGCCATGTGCTGCAGGCACAGGTTGATGTAGCGCATCTGGAGTTCGGATTGGAAGATCAGGCTGCCGCCGTGGGCCAGGTGGGTACCCGGCCCGTAAATGAGGAACAGATTCGGAAAGCCCGGAACCGTGACGCCCAGGTAAGCGTACGGCCGGCTGCCCCACACCTGGCGTAGATCAATTCCGTTGCGGCCCTTGATCTTCAGCGGCCACAACACGTCGGTGTGGCGGAATCCGGTGGCGTAGACGATCACGTCCACCTGGTGGGTGACGCCGTCCTCGGTGACGATGCCGCGCGGGGTGATCCGCTGGATCGGCGTGCGCACCAGTTC
The nucleotide sequence above comes from Mycobacterium kiyosense. Encoded proteins:
- a CDS encoding UPF0045 protein, producing the protein MGSDAAIWAPGWRAGYPRQMSVLVAFSVTPLGVGEGVGEIVAEAVRVVRDCGLPNKTDAMFTVIEGDTWDEVMSVVQRAVEAVAARAPRVSTVIKADWRTGVSDAMTHKVESIERYLADG
- the dtd gene encoding D-aminoacyl-tRNA deacylase encodes the protein MRALVQRVTSAAVSVDGKVVGAIRPTGQGLLALVGVTHDDDADKARRLAEKLWNLRILSEEMSAADVNAPILVISQFTLYADTAKGRRPSWNAAAPGAVAEPLVAEFTAALRGLGATVETGVFGAHMQVELVNDGPVTVLLEL
- a CDS encoding putative S-adenosyl-L-methionine-dependent methyltransferase, with the translated sequence MTPTNFGSLRSDDDQWDIVSGVGYTALLVAGWRALHALSPRPLVVDDFATLFIEATADPYLTGLLDNPGSSQDETTFPRLYGVQTRFFDDFFTAAADTGIRQAVIVAAGLDSRAYRLQWPPGTTVFEVDLPKVLEFKARVLSERAAVPTADRVEVAADLRTDWPAALSMAGFDPGRPSAWSVEGLLPYLNGDAQQALFSRIDELCAAGSRISTGALGSCLDRERLAELEEDHPGVSMSGEVDFSALTYADSVDPAGWLGAHGWAVEPVRTNPELQRRYGLVPSEIDVKLDAFMHSQYVTATKS
- a CDS encoding putative zinc-binding alcohol dehydrogenase, which encodes MRTVVVDGPASIRVDTRQDPALTGPDGVIVAVSAAGICGSDLHFYEGDYPLAEPIALGHEAVGTVVAAGPDVRTLKVGDEVMVSSVAGCGSCPGCATNDPVMCHSGLNIFGGGVLPGAQTDLLAVHAADFQARKIPEGISTEQALLLTDNLATGWAAAQRADIPYGGTVVVIGLGAVGLCALRSAFAQGAATVFAVDRVPGRLQRAAGWGATPIEPPAVEAVPAATGGRGADAVIDAVATDASLTDALFAVRPGGTVSVVGVHDLQPFPFPALGCLIRSITVRWTTAPVQRTWPELIPLLQSGRLDVEGIFTATLPLADAATAYATAASRSGEDVKILLRP